A genomic segment from Methanoplanus limicola DSM 2279 encodes:
- the cfbE gene encoding coenzyme F430 synthase, whose translation MNILVLDTIHGGDEISRRLISLGHNTDTVDVYRHKSGISEGSALLKNYDLTASPVHLDPEYPLLKKECRIISHHQAAAMIIGDKKPELMIEITGAKGKTTTAHALAHVLRTHNNRLLLHTSKGTVEFPGGKTLWKKSITPASVIDAALYAHENGLWLIAEESLGVTGAGDIAILTSKEDYPIASGKKSAIKAKLGSMKNSGTVITAPGEDPGGNTGAYHSEDITEVKNGVCRYSYKGINGSFRNPLLEISGYKKALQTAAATACILGIDPACLKDFLALEGRMSSGKRGSNIIIDNSNSGVNKQTTLDAVRYARKVSPKENLTLVIGLEANNICEGFPAEDILDAIRQSGADKVVLAGEAARLKEEAEGLTGYVTLSSGLSDGRETAEKITDDGLIVLSVKTWR comes from the coding sequence ATGAATATTCTGGTGCTCGACACCATTCACGGCGGAGATGAGATATCCCGCCGCCTCATTTCTTTGGGCCATAACACCGACACTGTCGATGTTTACAGGCATAAATCCGGAATTTCAGAAGGCAGTGCCCTATTAAAAAACTATGACCTGACAGCCTCGCCTGTTCATCTTGACCCGGAATATCCTCTCCTGAAAAAAGAGTGCAGAATTATCTCACATCATCAGGCGGCCGCAATGATAATCGGAGATAAAAAGCCTGAACTTATGATAGAGATTACAGGTGCAAAGGGAAAGACAACAACCGCACATGCACTTGCCCATGTACTCAGAACACATAACAACAGACTGCTCCTGCATACATCAAAAGGAACAGTTGAATTTCCGGGCGGAAAAACACTCTGGAAGAAGAGCATAACCCCTGCATCGGTCATTGATGCAGCACTGTATGCCCATGAAAACGGTCTGTGGCTGATAGCCGAAGAGTCGCTCGGAGTTACAGGGGCAGGGGATATAGCCATTCTGACATCAAAGGAGGACTATCCGATAGCATCCGGAAAAAAGAGCGCCATTAAGGCAAAACTGGGATCTATGAAGAATTCCGGGACTGTAATCACCGCACCGGGAGAAGATCCGGGCGGAAACACCGGCGCATATCACTCAGAGGATATTACCGAAGTTAAAAACGGGGTCTGCCGCTATAGCTACAAAGGAATAAACGGCTCATTCAGAAACCCGCTGCTTGAGATTTCCGGATATAAAAAAGCCCTTCAGACAGCGGCAGCGACAGCCTGCATTCTTGGAATAGACCCTGCATGCCTGAAAGATTTTTTGGCGCTTGAAGGGAGGATGTCATCCGGAAAAAGGGGCAGCAACATAATTATAGACAATTCCAACAGCGGGGTCAATAAGCAGACAACTCTGGACGCTGTCAGGTATGCCAGAAAAGTCTCCCCAAAAGAGAATCTGACACTTGTTATAGGCCTTGAGGCGAATAATATATGCGAAGGTTTTCCCGCTGAAGATATACTGGACGCCATCAGGCAGTCGGGAGCTGACAAGGTCGTTCTCGCCGGAGAGGCAGCGCGGCTGAAGGAGGAGGCAGAGGGGCTGACAGGATATGTAACCCTCTCATCCGGACTGTCTGACGGGAGAGAAACTGCGGAAAAAATAACAGATGATGGCTTAATTGTCCTTTCTGTAAAAACATGGAGATGA
- the cfbD gene encoding Ni-sirohydrochlorin a,c-diamide reductive cyclase catalytic subunit, with protein sequence MHYIQPRPSSIVAALYTVRDLGVDLAILHGPSGCSFKHARLLEEDGLRVLTTSLADNEFIFGGQNILEDVLRYAESEFSPKRIAVVGTCVSMIIGEDMQAAIEDSGIKTPAIAIDIHAGFRENIDGVIAALEPAAEAGWIDAEELERQKWVLKEANRVEKERGAAYKKYVQPSRGDLKHLVAERLVETATSGKKGVAVMNAKKETAYMFADELVALHEVCPDADITYIVNLEERGLPKVRQDAENVLKGIKDAGIIPVLKGALDEYGANGDILGEAIRKLKPDFALIAGVPHAIPPEYLKGIELFSVTNGPRQVEPLKDFGHEHVVVEIDLHPKTLGVKNIVPGEFGDVLRSFKRS encoded by the coding sequence ATGCATTACATTCAGCCAAGACCAAGTTCAATAGTTGCTGCGCTTTACACTGTAAGGGATCTCGGAGTTGACCTTGCCATACTGCATGGGCCGTCCGGATGCTCATTTAAGCACGCGAGACTTCTGGAAGAGGACGGACTGCGGGTGCTCACCACCTCGCTCGCAGACAATGAATTCATATTCGGCGGACAGAACATTCTCGAAGATGTCTTAAGATATGCAGAGTCTGAGTTTTCCCCGAAGAGAATAGCTGTTGTCGGCACATGCGTATCCATGATAATCGGCGAGGACATGCAGGCCGCCATCGAGGATTCCGGGATAAAAACCCCGGCAATAGCGATAGACATACATGCAGGATTCCGCGAGAATATAGACGGTGTAATCGCGGCACTTGAACCGGCGGCAGAGGCCGGATGGATTGATGCTGAAGAACTTGAGAGGCAGAAGTGGGTCTTAAAGGAGGCAAACCGGGTTGAAAAGGAGAGAGGCGCAGCATATAAGAAATATGTGCAGCCCTCAAGGGGCGACTTAAAGCACCTCGTTGCAGAGAGACTTGTGGAAACTGCCACCTCCGGAAAGAAGGGAGTTGCAGTCATGAACGCCAAGAAGGAGACCGCCTATATGTTTGCCGATGAACTTGTAGCCCTGCATGAGGTCTGCCCGGATGCAGATATAACCTATATAGTAAATCTTGAGGAGAGAGGACTTCCAAAGGTCAGGCAGGATGCTGAAAATGTCCTTAAGGGAATAAAAGATGCAGGTATTATTCCGGTACTGAAAGGCGCACTTGACGAGTACGGCGCAAACGGGGATATCCTTGGGGAAGCAATAAGGAAGCTGAAGCCGGACTTTGCCCTTATTGCCGGTGTGCCCCATGCTATACCTCCGGAATATCTAAAAGGAATAGAACTTTTTTCGGTTACAAACGGACCCAGGCAGGTTGAACCATTAAAGGACTTCGGCCATGAGCATGTCGTTGTAGAGATTGACCTTCACCCAAAGACACTCGGAGTAAAGAATATTGTACCGGGTGAGTTCGGGGATGTCTTAAGAAGCTTTAAGCGGAGCTGA
- the cfbB gene encoding Ni-sirohydrochlorin a,c-diamide synthase, whose product MRSILITGDRSGSGKTSITLAISAILAREYKVQPFKVAMDYIDPSYLTGVTGRMCRNLDSFVMNPDEISDSFTHACKGADIAVIEGVRGLYEGSESLADTGSTASIAKMLNVNVILVIDARSITRSAAAIVMGFMAFDPKVRIKGVILNQVISEKHTRKAKEAIESATGIPVIGAIPRKEEMKLTMRHLGLIPYMEGRTKDEFTEKLKAVTDIVEEHVDMDALLSLTNDVDIEKPEKTIFEMGKSPDIKIGIALDEAFNFYYNDLFDILKGLNAEPVFFSPVHDRLPDAEGYIFGGGYPELFAGELEGNYAMREAVREVSANGTPIYAECGGLIYLTEKVVLKAGWSDLKEDESYSMAGVFKGRTEMPVGRVVSYVEGVSSGGPLGDGPFKGHEFHHTDVTLDSDTKYSYLLSRGKGIKGNRDGALADNTLASYTHLHPAASYDKISSFVKACRNFRD is encoded by the coding sequence ATGAGATCTATTCTGATAACCGGAGACAGATCAGGCAGCGGAAAGACGAGTATAACCCTGGCCATCTCAGCAATACTTGCAAGGGAATACAAAGTCCAGCCGTTTAAGGTTGCAATGGATTATATCGATCCGTCGTACCTGACCGGAGTTACGGGCAGGATGTGCAGAAACCTTGACAGCTTTGTGATGAATCCGGATGAGATCAGCGACAGTTTCACGCATGCCTGCAAAGGCGCAGACATCGCAGTCATTGAAGGCGTGAGGGGGCTGTACGAAGGCTCAGAGTCCCTTGCTGACACAGGCTCAACAGCAAGCATTGCCAAGATGCTCAATGTCAATGTAATTCTTGTAATCGATGCCAGAAGCATTACCAGAAGTGCAGCGGCGATTGTTATGGGCTTTATGGCTTTTGACCCGAAAGTCCGGATAAAAGGTGTAATTCTCAATCAGGTGATAAGCGAGAAGCATACCAGAAAGGCAAAGGAGGCAATTGAGAGCGCGACCGGAATTCCGGTTATAGGTGCCATCCCCAGAAAGGAGGAGATGAAGCTTACCATGCGTCACCTTGGCCTGATTCCGTATATGGAAGGCAGAACAAAGGATGAATTCACTGAAAAACTGAAGGCCGTAACTGACATCGTTGAAGAGCATGTGGATATGGATGCACTTCTCTCACTTACAAACGATGTAGATATTGAGAAGCCGGAGAAGACAATCTTTGAGATGGGCAAATCTCCGGATATCAAAATAGGAATTGCTCTTGACGAGGCGTTCAATTTCTACTACAACGACCTCTTTGACATACTAAAAGGACTAAATGCAGAGCCGGTATTCTTCAGCCCGGTTCATGACCGGCTGCCTGATGCAGAGGGCTATATATTCGGCGGCGGGTATCCGGAACTCTTTGCCGGAGAGCTTGAGGGAAATTATGCCATGAGAGAGGCAGTGAGGGAAGTCTCTGCAAACGGGACACCGATATATGCCGAATGCGGCGGGCTGATTTACCTGACTGAGAAGGTTGTTCTCAAAGCCGGCTGGAGCGACCTTAAAGAGGATGAAAGCTACTCAATGGCAGGGGTCTTTAAAGGCAGAACCGAAATGCCGGTCGGAAGAGTGGTCAGCTATGTTGAAGGTGTCTCTTCCGGAGGGCCGCTTGGAGATGGCCCCTTTAAGGGCCACGAGTTCCACCACACCGATGTCACACTTGACAGTGATACAAAGTACTCATATCTTCTCAGCCGCGGTAAGGGGATAAAAGGCAACAGGGACGGCGCTCTTGCGGACAATACCCTTGCATCATATACACACCTGCATCCTGCTGCGTCATATGATAAGATCAGCAGTTTTGTAAAAGCATGCAGAAATTTCCGGGATTAA
- the ilvE gene encoding branched-chain-amino-acid transaminase, with product MIIYLNGEFVPKEEAKVSVFDHGLLYGDGVFEGIRAYNGRVFRLGEHLDRLYDSAKTIDLNIGMSKEDMAEATLETLRRNELKDAYIRLVVTRGVGDLGLDPRKCDKPTIFIIATGWGAMYGDLYEKGLTAVTVSVRRNPADALPPNVKSLNYLNNILAKIEANYKGGDEAIFFDTNGYVAEGSGDNIFVVKNGTIFTPHTLNNLRGITRLVLLEIAGEMGIPVREQNLGYFDLYSADEVLVTGSAAEIAPVTKIDGRSIGSGRPGPVAAQLVAAFRTKTSEEGTEIYQ from the coding sequence ATGATTATATACCTGAATGGTGAATTTGTACCTAAGGAAGAGGCAAAGGTCTCTGTCTTTGATCACGGTCTTCTCTACGGCGACGGTGTCTTTGAAGGAATAAGGGCATATAACGGGAGAGTCTTCAGGCTTGGTGAACATCTTGACAGGCTTTACGACTCAGCCAAAACTATAGACCTTAACATAGGAATGTCAAAAGAGGATATGGCAGAGGCAACTCTTGAGACATTACGCAGAAATGAACTTAAGGACGCATACATCAGGCTTGTAGTCACAAGGGGTGTCGGCGATCTCGGTCTTGATCCGCGCAAATGTGACAAGCCGACGATATTTATCATCGCAACCGGATGGGGGGCAATGTACGGGGACCTCTATGAAAAAGGCCTTACTGCGGTCACGGTTTCGGTCAGGAGAAATCCGGCAGACGCGCTCCCGCCTAATGTCAAGAGTCTCAACTATCTCAATAACATCCTTGCAAAGATTGAGGCAAATTACAAGGGCGGCGATGAGGCAATATTCTTTGACACAAACGGATACGTAGCCGAAGGTTCGGGTGACAACATATTTGTCGTCAAGAACGGCACAATATTCACTCCGCACACCCTGAACAACCTGAGAGGCATTACGCGCCTTGTTCTCCTTGAGATTGCAGGTGAGATGGGCATTCCGGTCAGAGAGCAGAACCTCGGATACTTTGACCTCTATTCAGCCGATGAAGTTCTCGTCACCGGATCAGCAGCAGAGATTGCTCCGGTCACAAAGATTGACGGAAGAAGCATCGGTTCAGGAAGACCCGGCCCGGTTGCTGCACAGCTCGTTGCCGCGTTCAGGACAAAAACTTCAGAAGAAGGAACAGAAATCTATCAGTAA
- a CDS encoding chemotaxis protein CheB, with protein sequence MEDKPKPKKTVTGEKEPPKKREGVTEKDKPEDSSHIPIVGIGASAGGLEALELFLGNMPPDSGMAFAIVQHLDPTHKGIMPELLQRVTKMKVIQVKDNMQVLPDHVYVIPPNSDMSILHGVLFLLDPAAPRGLRLPIDYFFRSLAEDRQDGSIGVILSGMGTDGTTGLRAIKEKAGIAFVQEPASAKFDGMPRSAINAGLADIVAPPEELPGKIIAYLRHTPTVTRPEPIIEEKSMNSLSKVFVLLREHTGHDFTYYKKSSVYRRIERRMAIHQIDNVNTYVRYLRENPSELDLLFHELLIGVTGFFRDPPVWEYIKENLIPILVREKPKETKFRAWVAGCSTGEEAYSLAIIFREAMDKLKPGRNYTLQIFATDLDSDAIEKARQGFFLPNISGDVSPERLSRFFAKEGNGYRIKKEIRETVIFASQNIIMDPPFTNLDILSCRNLLIYLEPKLQKKIIPLFFYSLKPGGVLLLGSSETVGPSDIFSTIDNKFRLYKRKDTYILPGMAEFPITSPSHSRELQHIDPPIRKEINLQALAEQLILRNYSPPAVLTTEKGDILYLNGRTGKYIEPPAGKANWNIFAMARDGLRYELSGTFQKVIREQGTITVRNIPVQGDREVYPTDCTVQYIIDPGALAGMILIVFSDAKATPKVKKPDKTSSASESDNERIKELETELRRNYEELRTTREEMQTSQEELKSANEEMQSTNEELQSTNEELTTSREEMQSMNEELQTVNAELQGRIEEFSRTNNDMKNLLNSTEIATIFLDENMNIRRFTIPATRIIHLIPGDEGRPVTDIASDLIYPDLVKDAEDVLETLIYSEKEIATRDNRWFRVRIMPYRTLDNIIEGLVVTFVEITSVKKKEYELIAARDLAEGIIATIREPLLVLDSNMKIIVANRSFYKMFNLHKEETEGECLYSIGGGQWDIPDLRAFLETVLPEEKSFDNYIVRHIHPKTGERIMELNARQILSDDPSSELILLAIEDVTDQKGGNIHEPER encoded by the coding sequence ATGGAAGATAAACCAAAACCCAAAAAGACAGTCACCGGAGAGAAAGAGCCACCAAAAAAGAGAGAAGGTGTTACAGAGAAAGATAAACCAGAAGACAGCAGCCACATCCCAATAGTCGGCATAGGTGCATCAGCCGGAGGTCTTGAGGCCCTGGAACTGTTCCTTGGAAATATGCCGCCTGACTCAGGAATGGCATTCGCAATTGTCCAGCACCTTGACCCGACGCACAAAGGGATTATGCCCGAACTCCTCCAGCGTGTCACCAAAATGAAAGTCATTCAGGTTAAAGACAATATGCAGGTCCTGCCGGACCATGTCTATGTAATTCCGCCTAACAGCGATATGTCCATCCTTCATGGAGTGCTCTTCCTGCTGGATCCGGCAGCTCCCCGCGGACTGCGCCTCCCTATAGACTATTTTTTCCGTTCCCTTGCAGAGGACCGGCAGGACGGGAGCATCGGAGTTATCCTGTCAGGTATGGGCACAGACGGAACAACCGGTCTGCGTGCCATCAAGGAAAAGGCAGGAATAGCATTTGTACAGGAACCCGCCTCGGCAAAATTTGACGGCATGCCACGCAGTGCTATTAACGCCGGACTCGCAGATATTGTTGCTCCGCCGGAAGAACTGCCGGGGAAGATAATCGCGTACCTCCGCCATACACCCACCGTCACCCGGCCGGAACCCATCATTGAGGAAAAATCAATGAACTCTCTCTCCAAAGTATTTGTCCTGCTCCGGGAACATACAGGACATGATTTCACATATTACAAAAAAAGCTCGGTATATCGCCGGATTGAACGCCGCATGGCAATACACCAGATTGACAATGTAAATACCTATGTACGTTATCTCAGGGAAAACCCGTCTGAACTGGACCTCCTGTTTCATGAACTGCTGATTGGAGTAACCGGTTTTTTCAGGGACCCGCCGGTGTGGGAATACATTAAGGAGAACCTGATTCCTATACTGGTCAGAGAAAAACCCAAAGAGACAAAATTCAGGGCCTGGGTCGCAGGATGTTCAACAGGTGAGGAAGCCTACTCACTTGCAATAATATTCAGAGAGGCCATGGATAAGTTAAAACCGGGCAGAAATTATACCCTTCAGATCTTTGCTACCGATCTTGACAGTGATGCAATTGAAAAAGCCAGACAGGGATTCTTCCTTCCAAATATCTCAGGTGATGTTTCTCCGGAGCGTCTCAGCCGTTTCTTTGCCAAAGAGGGAAACGGTTACCGGATTAAAAAAGAGATCAGGGAGACAGTGATCTTTGCATCCCAGAACATCATTATGGACCCGCCATTTACAAATCTGGACATTTTAAGCTGCAGGAATCTCCTCATATATCTGGAACCAAAGCTTCAGAAAAAGATCATACCGCTCTTCTTCTATTCTCTAAAACCCGGTGGTGTATTATTACTTGGAAGTTCTGAAACAGTCGGACCTTCAGATATTTTTTCCACCATAGATAACAAATTCAGGCTCTATAAAAGAAAGGACACATATATCCTGCCCGGAATGGCTGAATTCCCCATAACATCCCCATCACATTCACGCGAACTTCAGCATATTGATCCGCCAATAAGGAAGGAGATCAATCTTCAGGCACTTGCAGAACAGCTGATCCTCCGCAATTATTCACCACCGGCGGTCCTGACAACTGAAAAAGGAGATATTCTCTACCTGAACGGACGCACAGGAAAATATATTGAACCTCCGGCAGGAAAGGCCAACTGGAACATATTTGCTATGGCACGCGATGGGCTGCGCTATGAGCTGTCCGGAACATTTCAGAAGGTAATCAGGGAACAGGGAACAATAACAGTAAGGAATATCCCGGTGCAGGGAGACAGAGAAGTGTACCCCACAGACTGCACGGTCCAGTATATAATAGATCCCGGTGCACTTGCAGGAATGATTCTCATCGTCTTTTCGGATGCCAAAGCCACCCCCAAGGTAAAAAAACCTGATAAAACCAGTTCCGCATCCGAATCAGATAACGAACGCATTAAAGAACTTGAGACAGAACTCCGGCGGAATTATGAGGAACTCAGGACCACCCGTGAGGAGATGCAGACATCACAGGAAGAACTGAAATCCGCCAATGAAGAGATGCAGTCAACAAACGAGGAGCTTCAGTCCACAAACGAGGAACTGACAACTTCCAGAGAGGAGATGCAGTCCATGAATGAGGAACTCCAGACTGTCAACGCAGAACTGCAGGGCAGGATAGAAGAATTTTCCCGGACGAACAATGACATGAAAAATCTGCTCAACAGCACAGAGATTGCAACAATATTCCTTGATGAAAATATGAACATCCGGCGGTTTACAATTCCTGCAACCCGGATAATCCACCTAATTCCGGGAGATGAAGGGCGGCCGGTAACAGATATCGCCTCTGACCTCATCTATCCTGATCTTGTAAAGGATGCAGAAGATGTGCTGGAAACCCTTATATATTCAGAAAAAGAGATCGCAACCCGTGATAACCGGTGGTTCAGGGTTAGGATCATGCCATACAGAACGCTTGATAATATAATAGAGGGACTTGTGGTAACCTTCGTTGAGATCACATCAGTCAAAAAGAAAGAATATGAACTCATCGCAGCAAGGGATTTAGCAGAGGGAATTATTGCAACTATCAGAGAACCTCTCCTTGTACTTGACAGTAATATGAAAATAATTGTTGCAAACCGCTCTTTTTATAAGATGTTCAATCTCCACAAAGAAGAGACTGAAGGGGAGTGCCTCTATTCCATAGGCGGCGGACAGTGGGACATTCCTGACCTTAGGGCCTTCCTTGAGACAGTCCTTCCTGAGGAAAAATCCTTTGATAATTATATCGTCAGGCACATACACCCTAAAACAGGTGAACGTATAATGGAACTCAATGCAAGGCAGATATTATCTGATGATCCCTCCTCTGAATTAATACTTCTTGCAATTGAAGATGTGACAGATCAAAAAGGGGGAAACATACATGAACCGGAAAGATGA
- a CDS encoding transposase: MANNCQNIGKSELNKENKLGNLEPICALVEGNVTLTGGRNYDSLTLIRGAIATACSNNSISGFAKMTEGLPSHTTCLKKLHGLNMEELTLNTPKMLLKAGKGILKKGQEYDFAIDITLIPYYGKKDKKNPKSPIVGGKRKASTNYFVGYLTFSVVNMDKHLILQVIPLFRDSTNLTAIKNCVDLIYGYGFKIKSLMLDREFYSAEIFSYLKESEIPHIVPVKKNSDELKRQLKGKKSKSFEYVINAKSKNKLKCKVKIVDRVIYMKGKKGKKGALHRAFVVYKINTSPKSISERYRHRFAIESTYVINNKFKVRTSTKDHVVRFFYYLIACIIQNFWVLTKWKRFAKIQRGPKVIDRDKFPLNHYLAIIFEESMTHFRILRIDEIAIS; this comes from the coding sequence ATGGCAAATAATTGTCAAAATATAGGCAAATCAGAGCTTAATAAAGAAAATAAGCTTGGAAACCTTGAACCGATATGCGCTCTTGTTGAGGGGAATGTAACCTTAACAGGTGGCAGAAACTATGATAGTCTAACGTTGATTCGGGGAGCTATCGCTACGGCATGTTCTAATAACTCAATATCTGGTTTTGCAAAAATGACGGAAGGACTACCGTCCCATACGACTTGTCTAAAAAAACTTCATGGCCTTAATATGGAGGAATTGACACTAAATACTCCAAAAATGCTTTTAAAAGCGGGAAAAGGAATCCTTAAGAAAGGTCAGGAGTATGATTTTGCAATTGATATAACGCTAATTCCATATTATGGGAAAAAGGATAAAAAAAATCCTAAATCTCCAATTGTAGGTGGAAAAAGAAAGGCATCGACAAATTATTTTGTTGGATACCTGACATTCTCGGTTGTAAATATGGATAAGCACCTTATACTTCAGGTTATTCCTTTGTTTAGAGATTCCACTAACCTCACCGCAATAAAGAATTGTGTTGATTTAATTTATGGATATGGATTCAAGATCAAATCTCTGATGCTTGACCGTGAGTTTTACTCTGCTGAAATCTTCAGTTACCTTAAGGAATCTGAAATTCCTCACATAGTGCCTGTTAAGAAGAACAGTGATGAACTCAAAAGGCAGCTGAAGGGAAAGAAATCAAAATCATTTGAATATGTTATAAACGCCAAATCGAAGAATAAGCTAAAATGTAAGGTGAAAATTGTTGATCGTGTCATTTACATGAAAGGTAAAAAGGGTAAAAAAGGTGCTCTTCATCGTGCTTTTGTTGTGTACAAAATTAATACTTCCCCAAAATCAATTAGTGAGCGATACAGGCATAGATTTGCCATTGAATCAACATATGTCATTAATAATAAATTCAAAGTAAGAACATCCACCAAAGATCATGTGGTGAGATTTTTTTATTATCTAATTGCATGCATAATTCAGAATTTTTGGGTTTTAACAAAATGGAAGCGATTTGCAAAGATTCAGAGAGGACCAAAAGTAATAGACAGGGACAAATTCCCCTTAAATCATTATCTTGCCATCATATTTGAAGAAAGTATGACTCATTTTCGTATATTAAGGATTGATGAAATTGCTATAAGCTGA
- a CDS encoding sensor histidine kinase has product MALHLVNSKLNLLSSITRHDILNGITVLLGYIELASEEPLNPEIKEYLKILNETTNTIQHQIEFTKEYQEIGVNAAVWQNVTNVVVKAGSAFKQDEVTLKTACNDVEIFADPLLLKVFYNLYDNAFRYAAPFTTITLSCYETEEGLYVVFSDDGAGIPADERKNLFKRGFGKHTGLGLFLSREILSITGITITENGEPGKGARFEMTVPKGAYRFTGEPISNFRKM; this is encoded by the coding sequence ATGGCTCTTCACCTGGTTAACAGTAAACTCAACCTGCTCTCCAGCATCACCCGGCATGATATTCTGAATGGTATTACTGTTCTGCTTGGATATATTGAACTTGCAAGTGAAGAGCCACTGAACCCGGAAATTAAAGAATATCTCAAAATCCTCAATGAAACAACGAATACAATTCAGCACCAGATCGAATTTACCAAAGAATACCAGGAGATCGGTGTAAATGCAGCAGTCTGGCAGAATGTCACAAATGTGGTGGTGAAAGCCGGTTCAGCATTTAAACAGGATGAAGTAACTCTGAAGACAGCATGTAATGATGTCGAGATATTTGCAGATCCTCTTCTGCTGAAAGTATTCTATAATCTCTATGATAATGCATTCCGGTATGCTGCTCCGTTCACGACAATCACATTATCATGTTATGAGACGGAAGAAGGATTATATGTTGTATTCTCAGATGATGGTGCAGGAATACCGGCTGATGAACGGAAAAATCTCTTTAAACGTGGCTTTGGGAAGCACACAGGACTGGGACTGTTCCTCTCACGGGAGATCCTTTCCATTACCGGAATTACAATTACGGAGAACGGTGAACCGGGGAAGGGAGCAAGATTTGAGATGACTGTGCCAAAAGGTGCATACCGGTTCACCGGAGAACCAATAAGTAATTTCAGAAAAATGTAG
- a CDS encoding type III PLP-dependent enzyme: protein MEIEGQSIPVHHIGSKNKELLQNLAKEHGTPIFVINHEQIRDNYREFKERMPDVQVYYAVKANSNPEIIKTLYDLGCSFDVASMPEFMLVYENIKHLSEEEQLEWIYQNIIYANTIKPTETLEALDRYRPLVTFDNIEELKKIKKYSPQAGLVLRLRVPNTGSVVELSSKFGVEPGDAVDLIVEAFEMGLTVEGLSFHVGSQCTNFENYILALELSAEILTEFELRTGEKIKLLDIGGGFPVKYNPYVKSIRTLATQLNEEIERLFSPEIQIMAEPGRFLVANACSLVAKVIGKAFRDGKPCYYINDGVYHTYSGQVFDHCNYPVLSFKDGETQISAVFGPTCDAFDTITLSAELPELEIGDLVFSENIGAYSHASSTYFNGFPPAKVVHINK, encoded by the coding sequence ATGGAAATTGAGGGGCAGAGTATTCCCGTACACCACATTGGCTCTAAGAATAAAGAGCTGCTTCAGAATCTGGCTAAAGAACACGGCACACCAATATTTGTTATTAATCATGAACAGATAAGAGATAATTACCGTGAATTTAAAGAGCGTATGCCGGATGTCCAGGTATATTATGCAGTGAAAGCAAATTCAAATCCTGAGATTATAAAGACACTTTATGATTTGGGGTGCAGTTTTGATGTTGCGTCAATGCCGGAATTTATGCTTGTATATGAAAATATAAAGCATCTCTCCGAGGAAGAGCAGCTTGAGTGGATATACCAGAATATCATCTACGCAAATACAATTAAACCAACAGAAACTCTTGAGGCTCTTGATCGTTACCGGCCCCTTGTAACGTTTGATAATATTGAGGAATTAAAGAAGATAAAAAAATATTCTCCTCAGGCCGGACTTGTTCTGCGGTTGAGGGTTCCAAATACCGGTTCGGTTGTGGAGCTTTCCTCAAAGTTCGGAGTTGAGCCGGGTGATGCTGTTGACCTGATTGTCGAAGCTTTTGAGATGGGCCTTACAGTCGAGGGGCTGAGTTTTCATGTAGGCAGCCAGTGTACCAACTTTGAAAATTATATTCTGGCCCTTGAACTCTCGGCAGAGATTTTAACGGAGTTTGAACTGCGTACAGGCGAAAAGATCAAGCTTCTGGATATTGGCGGAGGTTTCCCTGTAAAGTATAATCCGTATGTTAAGTCAATACGGACACTTGCAACCCAGCTGAATGAAGAGATTGAGCGGCTTTTTTCACCGGAAATTCAGATTATGGCTGAACCCGGCAGATTTCTTGTGGCAAATGCCTGCTCTCTTGTTGCAAAGGTTATCGGGAAGGCATTTAGGGATGGTAAGCCCTGCTATTACATTAATGACGGTGTTTACCACACTTACTCCGGGCAGGTATTTGACCACTGCAATTATCCGGTCCTCTCATTTAAGGACGGTGAAACTCAGATTTCAGCAGTTTTCGGGCCAACCTGTGACGCATTTGATACAATAACACTCTCTGCGGAACTGCCTGAGCTTGAGATCGGTGACCTTGTATTTTCTGAGAATATCGGTGCATATTCACATGCGTCATCAACTTATTTTAACGGTTTTCCGCCGGCAAAGGTTGTTCATATCAATAAATAA
- a CDS encoding symporter small accessory protein: protein MFGISDPGIWAGYLLSFILTAGCIAYGIINWKKGSEEERENGS from the coding sequence ATGTTTGGTATATCTGATCCCGGTATATGGGCAGGTTACCTGCTGTCATTTATCCTGACGGCAGGATGTATAGCGTACGGCATAATCAACTGGAAAAAAGGCTCTGAAGAGGAGAGAGAGAATGGCAGTTGA